A region of the Sodalis ligni genome:
GCAGACATCATGATATCCAGTGCGCTCTGTCCCCAGAGATAATCCAGTACCACATCGATACCCGCCTCCATCAATGCCGGCAGTTGCGCCGATAATTCATCCAGCGCAAGAGTGATATCCGCGCCTTGGGTACGGAGTTTTTCCAGCACTTCTTTATTACGTCCGGTTGCAATGATTTTACCGGCGCCCAAGTGACGGGCTATCCGCACTGCCAGGCTGCCGGATGTGCCGGTGGCACCATTAATCAGAACCGTTTCACCTTTGCGCAGCTGCGCCCGGCGCGTTAATCCCGTCCAAGATGACATACCGGGATTACCTATTGCGGCCGCCATTGAAAAGTCAAGCGTTCCCGGTAGCGGCACGATACTTTTGGCCGTAACCAGCGTCATCTGCGCCATACTGCCAAAGGGAGAACCAAATGCGAAAAAAAAGACCGGATCGCCGTTACCGAGATAACCGGCGCCATCGATCCCGGGTATAAACGGATATTGTATGTCGGAGCTGTAATGGGTACCCGCAGCCCGTGCTTTAGCCAACTGACTTATCGCGGCAGCTTTTACCTTGACCACCAGATGCTGTTCGTCAGCGAGTGGATCGCGGAAATCACCGTAGATCGGCGTTTCACCTT
Encoded here:
- a CDS encoding quinone oxidoreductase family protein → MKAAIVNGKGETPIYGDFRDPLADEQHLVVKVKAAAISQLAKARAAGTHYSSDIQYPFIPGIDGAGYLGNGDPVFFFAFGSPFGSMAQMTLVTAKSIVPLPGTLDFSMAAAIGNPGMSSWTGLTRRAQLRKGETVLINGATGTSGSLAVRIARHLGAGKIIATGRNKEVLEKLRTQGADITLALDELSAQLPALMEAGIDVVLDYLWGQSALDIMMSAVAGGDKVVRFVQIGSLSGQEISLHSKLLRSSGLTLMGSGLGSVSNAELVASVGELLQAAAQSDFSIPFRLRPLSEVENAWNEDDSRCRTVFTL